A window from Pseudobutyrivibrio ruminis HUN009 encodes these proteins:
- a CDS encoding M42 family metallopeptidase produces the protein MDTSKYVDYMVNQTVDILGIDSPTGFTATAAKHLMAEYEKLGYKPQMTTKGGILVDLGGKAEDDALLIEAHMDTLGGMVCKIKDNGNLELTPLGGFNPNNGESENCRIYTRDGKVYEGTFQLNDASVHVNGDYSTKTREFKGMEVVVDEEVSSADDTKALGIMIGDIVAFEPRTRVTESGYIKSRFLDDKLSVGILLGQAKYLADNKITPERKVYHHITVYEEVGHGACGTVPDGVTEILSVDMGCIGEGLDCKETQVSICAKDSGGPYNYDVVSALIKAAKDNEIDFAVDVYPHYGSDADAALNAGYDVKHGLIGSGVYASHGYERSHKKGVENTFKLLINYVK, from the coding sequence ATGGACACTAGTAAATACGTAGACTACATGGTAAATCAAACTGTTGATATTCTGGGCATAGATAGCCCTACAGGGTTCACAGCCACTGCTGCTAAGCATCTTATGGCAGAATATGAAAAGCTTGGTTACAAGCCTCAGATGACCACTAAGGGCGGTATCCTTGTTGATTTGGGAGGAAAGGCAGAGGATGATGCGCTTCTTATCGAAGCTCACATGGATACACTTGGTGGAATGGTTTGCAAGATTAAGGACAACGGAAATCTTGAGCTTACTCCACTTGGTGGATTCAATCCAAACAATGGTGAGTCTGAGAACTGTCGCATCTACACAAGAGATGGCAAGGTTTACGAGGGAACATTTCAGCTTAATGATGCATCTGTTCACGTTAATGGAGATTACTCTACAAAGACACGTGAGTTTAAGGGTATGGAAGTGGTTGTTGATGAGGAAGTTTCATCTGCAGATGACACAAAAGCTCTTGGCATTATGATTGGCGATATTGTTGCTTTCGAGCCACGCACAAGAGTTACAGAGTCAGGCTACATCAAAAGCCGTTTTCTTGATGATAAGCTTTCTGTTGGAATTCTTCTTGGACAGGCTAAATATTTGGCAGACAACAAAATCACACCAGAGAGAAAGGTATACCATCACATCACTGTTTACGAAGAGGTGGGACATGGCGCATGCGGAACCGTTCCAGATGGCGTTACAGAGATCCTTTCGGTAGATATGGGATGCATTGGTGAGGGCCTTGATTGTAAAGAGACACAGGTAAGTATCTGTGCAAAGGATAGCGGTGGCCCTTACAACTATGATGTGGTTTCTGCTTTGATAAAGGCCGCTAAAGACAACGAAATTGATTTTGCCGTAGATGTTTACCCTCACTATGGTTCAGACGCTGATGCGGCTCTTAACGCGGGCTACGATGTAAAACATGGACTTATCGGATCTGGTGTTTATGCAAGCCACGGATACGAACGCTCTCACAAGAAGGGTGTTGAAAACACATTCAAGCTTCTTATCAATTACGTAAAATAA
- a CDS encoding ABC transporter permease translates to MALLIQYTLISSAVLILVALGGMFSERSGIINLGLEGIMVFGAMAGAMVMVLVPENWPKAAIIVCTLCAAAIAGMLSSLLIAVACINFKADQTLVGTAVNMLATAAATVIIKAFNTTRSHGSDFSAKLDYNRGYKAFIIHTSKIDFNWFEVVGLVLLVAAIIVFYKTKFALRLRACGEHPQAADSVGINVYAMRYAGVLISGFLAGLGGIIYIAAANSTWHFDYGVAGAGFLALAVMIFGQWKPERIAWSAILFAVFRSLSNVYTAIGFLHALPISGTVYNMFPYIVSLIVLAFTSQNSRAPKAEGIPYDKGAR, encoded by the coding sequence ATGGCTTTACTTATTCAATACACCCTCATCTCATCAGCAGTACTGATTCTTGTAGCTTTGGGTGGTATGTTCTCAGAGCGAAGCGGTATCATCAATCTTGGTCTTGAAGGAATCATGGTATTCGGAGCTATGGCAGGTGCTATGGTAATGGTTCTTGTTCCTGAAAATTGGCCAAAGGCAGCAATCATCGTTTGCACACTTTGTGCAGCAGCAATCGCAGGTATGCTTTCATCACTGTTAATCGCAGTTGCCTGCATCAACTTCAAGGCAGATCAGACCCTTGTAGGTACAGCTGTAAACATGCTTGCAACAGCAGCAGCTACTGTTATTATCAAGGCTTTCAACACAACTCGTTCTCACGGTTCAGATTTCTCTGCAAAGCTTGATTACAACAGAGGTTACAAAGCATTTATTATTCACACTAGCAAAATCGACTTCAACTGGTTTGAAGTTGTTGGTTTAGTTCTTCTTGTAGCAGCAATTATTGTATTTTACAAGACAAAGTTTGCTCTTAGACTTAGAGCATGTGGTGAGCATCCACAGGCAGCTGATTCAGTAGGTATCAATGTTTACGCAATGAGATATGCAGGTGTTCTTATTTCAGGATTCCTTGCAGGTCTCGGTGGAATCATTTATATCGCAGCAGCAAACTCAACATGGCATTTTGATTACGGTGTTGCCGGAGCAGGTTTCCTTGCTCTTGCAGTTATGATTTTTGGTCAGTGGAAGCCAGAGCGTATTGCATGGTCAGCAATTCTTTTCGCTGTATTTAGATCACTTTCAAACGTATATACAGCAATCGGATTCTTACACGCATTACCTATTTCAGGAACTGTTTACAACATGTTCCCTTACATTGTTTCACTTATCGTTCTTGCATTTACATCACAGAATTCACGTGCACCAAAGGCAGAAGGAATTCCATACGATAAAGGTGCTAGATAA
- a CDS encoding GGDEF domain-containing protein: MAEKQYGQFTKEEYEPMVGLSALDVFLARVYRFVILIPTTVAATSAVAYTLTKIAGFYQEVSWDALLIFDLTNLCYFMLALHFYRAGLQGDSLEKQSKLKLHKIAVGIGIIIQFNFTIYLIPYGQWWAFAPFFIFFTVFFFDMRLTSVVTAAVLASTVLSWIISPEIMWEPDGPNHIPFYLIRISYLIFSAFLLLSLTHLGSKYLIDELEKYANYDTLTHLLNRRTMDSLLKKVIKQSQKEKSTFCIIMADIDDFKHVNDTYGHDFGDEVLKYVAHSILTGVKKTDYVFRWGGEEICIMLKAPKEQAQSAAERIRKDIADDRLKYKKEEAVGVTVTMGVSEYHDGLTIKDMMEDADAKLYYGKRHGKNQVVVELPSILRV; encoded by the coding sequence ATGGCGGAAAAACAGTATGGTCAGTTTACTAAAGAAGAATATGAACCAATGGTTGGTCTGTCAGCATTGGATGTGTTTTTGGCTAGAGTGTACAGGTTTGTAATACTTATTCCGACTACCGTTGCAGCTACATCAGCAGTAGCATATACTCTGACCAAAATAGCAGGATTCTATCAAGAGGTTTCATGGGATGCATTGCTGATTTTTGATTTAACAAATCTTTGTTATTTTATGTTGGCTCTTCACTTTTATCGTGCAGGTCTGCAGGGCGACAGTCTGGAAAAACAGAGCAAGTTGAAGCTGCATAAAATCGCGGTAGGAATTGGCATTATTATTCAATTTAATTTTACAATCTATTTGATTCCTTATGGCCAGTGGTGGGCTTTTGCGCCATTCTTTATATTCTTTACCGTTTTCTTCTTTGATATGAGGCTTACAAGTGTTGTAACAGCAGCAGTTTTGGCCTCAACGGTGCTTTCTTGGATTATTTCTCCTGAAATAATGTGGGAACCAGATGGCCCTAACCATATACCGTTTTATCTAATAAGAATAAGCTACTTGATCTTCTCAGCATTTCTACTTTTAAGTTTGACTCATTTAGGAAGTAAATACCTGATTGATGAGCTGGAAAAGTATGCAAATTATGATACTCTGACACATCTTCTTAATCGAAGAACAATGGATAGTTTGCTAAAAAAAGTAATTAAGCAGTCGCAAAAAGAAAAATCTACATTCTGCATCATTATGGCGGATATAGATGATTTTAAGCATGTCAATGATACCTATGGTCACGACTTTGGTGACGAGGTACTTAAATATGTAGCCCATTCAATTCTTACTGGCGTAAAGAAAACTGATTATGTTTTTAGATGGGGAGGAGAAGAGATATGCATTATGCTCAAGGCACCAAAGGAACAGGCACAATCTGCGGCAGAACGTATAAGGAAAGATATTGCTGATGACAGACTAAAATATAAAAAAGAAGAAGCCGTTGGGGTTACTGTAACTATGGGTGTAAGTGAATACCATGATGGTCTAACAATTAAGGACATGATGGAAGACGCTGACGCCAAGCTTTATTATGGCAAGCGCCATGGAAAGAATCAGGTTGTGGTAGAATTACCAAGTATCTTAAGAGTATAG
- a CDS encoding HD-GYP domain-containing protein produces the protein MKIINVDEMKPGMILAEKIISPKGQVLADEGTAITAQQLLHMSYYGIKELKIQDEEDAIEKYQFDAPDEFIGETQSWRILNSEEFKEFKRAYEKCSDRLEGIISDLVEKQGALDDTELIQEIHSVFEKHSTGLGIMAMMLNIQEIDRSTFRHSVNVAIISRVCGGWLGITDEKELDVLTMCGLYHDIGKSLVPHSILTKPGPLNAEEFGRMAEHPLLGYNLLSDLPIDRRIKLAALQHHERNDGSGYPYGLTKDFINPFSKIIAITDVYDAMTADRVYRAGICPFEVIAQFQRVEPSKYDQNVLHVFLQNIAQSYIGTGVLLSDNSRGIITMVKKNALASPLIQLDDGSFVDLQERTDLYIRACI, from the coding sequence ATGAAAATTATTAACGTAGACGAAATGAAGCCGGGAATGATTCTGGCTGAAAAGATAATAAGTCCTAAGGGACAGGTTCTTGCCGATGAAGGTACTGCCATAACAGCTCAGCAGCTTTTGCACATGAGCTATTATGGCATCAAAGAACTCAAGATTCAGGACGAGGAAGATGCGATTGAAAAATATCAATTTGATGCGCCTGATGAGTTCATCGGTGAGACCCAGTCTTGGCGAATTCTCAACAGTGAGGAGTTCAAAGAGTTTAAACGAGCATATGAAAAATGCTCCGATAGGCTTGAAGGGATTATCAGTGATTTGGTTGAGAAACAGGGGGCATTGGATGATACCGAATTAATCCAGGAGATTCATTCGGTGTTTGAAAAGCATTCTACAGGTCTTGGCATTATGGCTATGATGCTAAACATTCAGGAGATTGACCGTAGCACATTCAGGCATTCTGTTAACGTGGCAATCATTTCCAGGGTATGTGGAGGATGGCTTGGTATTACAGATGAGAAAGAGCTGGATGTTCTTACTATGTGTGGTCTTTATCACGATATAGGAAAATCTCTTGTGCCTCACAGTATTTTGACAAAGCCAGGTCCACTTAATGCAGAAGAGTTTGGCCGAATGGCTGAGCATCCACTTCTTGGATATAATCTGCTTAGTGATTTGCCAATAGACAGACGCATAAAGCTTGCAGCTCTTCAGCACCATGAGCGTAATGATGGCAGCGGTTATCCTTATGGGCTTACAAAGGACTTTATTAATCCTTTTTCAAAGATAATAGCTATTACAGATGTGTATGATGCGATGACAGCTGATAGAGTTTATCGAGCTGGAATTTGTCCATTTGAAGTAATTGCTCAGTTCCAAAGAGTGGAGCCAAGCAAATACGATCAAAATGTCTTACATGTCTTTCTACAGAACATTGCCCAGTCCTATATTGGGACGGGTGTGCTTCTTTCGGATAATTCTCGTGGAATTATCACTATGGTTAAAAAGAACGCTTTAGCAAGTCCGCTAATACAGCTGGATGACGGTTCGTTTGTAGATTTGCAGGAGCGTACAGATTTGTATATTAGAGCTTGTATATAA
- a CDS encoding nucleoside phosphorylase, with protein sequence MIIKHEIPILEYDDHSAEVIAPAYEWNNVTLPKKCLFAFLGDVVENYAKENNAKKVEEFKTFSHIVNIYVLKNGDEDICLVQPIIGAPAAASLLDSLIACGCEKIIAVGSCGVLADLPENAFIVPTRALRAEGTSYHYLPASRFIELDPEPVEAIESCFKAHNLPFVTCTTWTTDAFFRETKDMVKHRLDEGCSVVEMECSALAAVSRKRGAKFGQFLFTGDSLANVHDYDARDFGKDSHEKALLLGLDVLKHYN encoded by the coding sequence ATGATTATTAAACACGAAATACCAATACTTGAATACGACGACCACTCAGCTGAAGTAATAGCTCCAGCATATGAATGGAATAATGTAACCCTTCCAAAGAAATGTCTTTTTGCATTCCTTGGAGATGTAGTTGAAAACTATGCCAAGGAAAATAATGCCAAGAAAGTGGAAGAATTCAAAACTTTTTCTCACATTGTAAATATTTATGTTTTAAAAAATGGAGACGAAGATATCTGCCTGGTGCAGCCAATAATCGGTGCTCCTGCCGCTGCTTCACTTTTGGATTCGTTGATAGCATGCGGGTGTGAAAAGATAATTGCAGTTGGTTCCTGCGGTGTACTGGCTGATTTACCAGAGAACGCCTTTATCGTCCCAACAAGAGCTCTTAGAGCCGAGGGCACTTCATATCATTACCTTCCTGCTTCTCGCTTTATCGAGCTTGATCCAGAGCCTGTGGAGGCCATTGAAAGCTGTTTCAAAGCTCATAATCTTCCATTTGTAACCTGCACCACCTGGACTACAGATGCATTTTTCAGAGAAACAAAAGATATGGTTAAACACAGATTAGATGAGGGTTGTTCTGTTGTTGAAATGGAATGCTCTGCCCTTGCCGCTGTCAGCAGGAAACGCGGTGCCAAGTTTGGACAGTTCCTTTTCACTGGAGATTCTTTGGCAAATGTTCATGATTATGATGCAAGAGATTTCGGCAAAGACTCTCACGAAAAAGCTTTATTGCTGGGACTTGATGTATTAAAACACTATAACTAA
- a CDS encoding diaminopimelate decarboxylase, whose amino-acid sequence MKTPFVTKEKIQEITQTIPTPFNIYDEKGIRENARAVNKAFSWNKGFKEYFAVKANPNPFILKILQEEGCGVDCASYVELALSDQIGFKKDDIMFSSNDTPASEFKYADELGVIVNLDDFTHIDFYEKAVGHFPKKMCCRYNPGGVYELSNGIMDNPGDSKYGMTKEQIFEAYQVLRDKGVEEFGIHAFLVSNTVTNDYYPALAKTLFELIVELKEKTGIAISFVNLSGGVGIAYRPDQKPNDIAVIGEGVHKAFDEILVPAGLGDVAIFTEMGRFMMGPYGGLVTTAIHEKHIYKEYIGVDACAVDLMRPAVYGSYHHVTVLGKENAPEDKVYDITGSLCENCDKFAVDRQLPQIDMGDILFIHDTGAHGYSMGYNYNGKLKSAEVLLKEDGSFKLIRRPETIKDYLATFDGLGVVDNLLK is encoded by the coding sequence ATGAAAACCCCATTTGTTACAAAAGAAAAGATTCAAGAAATTACACAAACAATCCCAACTCCTTTCAACATTTATGACGAAAAAGGAATCCGAGAAAATGCCCGTGCAGTAAACAAGGCATTTAGCTGGAATAAAGGTTTTAAAGAATATTTTGCAGTTAAGGCAAATCCAAACCCATTCATCCTAAAAATTCTTCAGGAAGAAGGTTGCGGCGTTGACTGTGCATCATATGTAGAGCTTGCATTATCAGACCAGATTGGTTTCAAAAAAGACGATATAATGTTTTCTTCTAATGATACTCCTGCTAGCGAATTCAAGTACGCTGATGAATTAGGTGTTATCGTAAACTTAGACGACTTTACACACATTGATTTCTACGAGAAAGCCGTTGGTCATTTTCCTAAGAAGATGTGTTGCAGATACAATCCAGGCGGTGTATATGAGCTTTCAAACGGTATTATGGATAATCCTGGGGATAGCAAGTATGGAATGACTAAAGAGCAGATTTTCGAGGCATATCAGGTTCTTAGAGATAAGGGTGTTGAGGAGTTCGGAATCCATGCATTCTTAGTTTCAAATACTGTTACAAATGATTACTACCCTGCCCTTGCAAAGACTTTGTTCGAGCTTATTGTTGAGCTTAAGGAAAAGACAGGTATTGCTATTTCATTTGTTAATCTTTCTGGTGGTGTTGGTATTGCATACCGTCCAGATCAAAAACCAAACGATATTGCAGTGATTGGTGAAGGCGTTCACAAGGCATTTGATGAAATTCTAGTTCCTGCAGGTCTTGGAGATGTTGCCATTTTCACTGAGATGGGTCGTTTTATGATGGGACCTTACGGTGGACTTGTTACAACAGCAATCCACGAAAAGCACATTTACAAGGAGTACATCGGAGTAGATGCATGTGCTGTAGACCTTATGCGTCCAGCTGTATACGGTTCATATCATCATGTAACAGTTCTCGGAAAGGAAAATGCTCCTGAGGATAAGGTATACGATATCACCGGTTCTCTCTGCGAAAACTGCGATAAATTTGCTGTAGACCGTCAGCTTCCACAAATCGACATGGGAGACATCCTATTTATCCACGATACAGGTGCTCATGGTTACTCAATGGGATATAACTACAACGGAAAGCTAAAGAGCGCCGAAGTTCTTCTTAAGGAAGATGGAAGCTTCAAGCTTATCCGTCGTCCAGAAACAATCAAGGATTATCTTGCTACATTCGATGGACTTGGAGTTGTTGATAATCTATTAAAATAA